The sequence GAAGCCGTCCATAATGCAAAGCACATAAGGTTTCTTAGACATAGTAATAACTTCCTTTCACGGATAAAGTGACAAAGCAAGAGGGAGCAGCGACCGTCGCCGCAACTCCCCCCAGCCATTGATTTTTATTTAGAAGCAGCCTTCACGATCACGGAGAAGTCCTTGGCCTTCAAAGAAGCGCCGCCGATCAGTCCGCCGTCTACATGCTCCTTCGCCAGCAGCTCCTCTGCGTTGCCGGCATTCATAGAACCGCCGTACTGCACCACAAAAGCATCTGCAGCAGCCTGGCCGTACAGCTGAGCGATAACGGAACGGATGTAACCGTTCACCTCATCAGCCTGATCCGCCGTAGCGGTCTTGCCAGTGCCGATGGCCCATACCGGCTCATACGCGATGATCACATTCTTCAGCTCTTCCGCGCTGACGCCCTGCAAAGCGATCTTGGTCTGCATGCCGACCACCTCAAAGGTGACACCCTGCTCGCGCTCCTCCAGCACCTCACCAACGCAAAGGATCACTTTCAGCCCATTGTCCAGGGCAGCGCGCACACGCTTGTTCACGGTCTCGTTGGTCTCGCCAAAATACTGGCGGCGCTCACTGTGGCCGATGATCACATAGGGCACGCCCATGGCCTTCAGCATGGGAGCGGACACCTCAGCAGTGAAAGCACCTTTCTCTGCCCAGTGGCAGTTCTCAGCGCCCACCTGAATGTTGGAGCCTTTGGTGGCGTCCAGGGCAGCCTGCAGATCCACAAAGGGTGCACAGATGATTACATCGCAATCCGCGTCTGCCACCAGGGGTTTCATCTCCTCCAGCAGAGCAGTGGTCTCTGCGG comes from Oscillospiraceae bacterium and encodes:
- the tpiA gene encoding triose-phosphate isomerase, whose amino-acid sequence is MNKALRKAVIAGNWKMNNTPAETTALLEEMKPLVADADCDVIICAPFVDLQAALDATKGSNIQVGAENCHWAEKGAFTAEVSAPMLKAMGVPYVIIGHSERRQYFGETNETVNKRVRAALDNGLKVILCVGEVLEEREQGVTFEVVGMQTKIALQGVSAEELKNVIIAYEPVWAIGTGKTATADQADEVNGYIRSVIAQLYGQAAADAFVVQYGGSMNAGNAEELLAKEHVDGGLIGGASLKAKDFSVIVKAASK